One genomic segment of Hordeum vulgare subsp. vulgare chromosome 2H, MorexV3_pseudomolecules_assembly, whole genome shotgun sequence includes these proteins:
- the LOC123427761 gene encoding probable transcription factor FL, whose product MDPNDVFLAAHPFRWDLGSPAPAAVPPPPPPPPPPPALPPANAPRELEDLVVGYGVRASTVARISELGFTATTLLVMTERELDDMTAALAGLFRWDLLIGERFGLRAALRAERGRLMSPGCRHHGYQSGSTVDGAASQEVLSNERDGAASGGIGEDDAMRMMASGKKQKNGSAGRKAKKARRKKVNDLRLGMQGDEHEDGGGGLSESTESSAGGGVGGERQREHPFVVTEPGEVARAKKNGLDYLFHLYEECRVLLLQVQSMAKLHGQKAPTKVTNQVFRYASKVGASYINKPKMRHYVHCYALHCLDEDASDALRRAYKARGENVGAWRQACYAPLVDIAARHGFDIDAVFAAHPRLAAWYVPTRLRQLCHQARSSQDAAAAAAHAAAMPPAMF is encoded by the exons ATGGATCCTAACGACGTCTTCTTGGCCGCGCACCCGTTCCGGTGGGACCTCGGCTCGCCGGCTCCGGCGGCAgtgcctccgcctcctcccccgccgccgcctcctcctgcgctGCCTCCGGCGAACGCGCCGAGGGAGCTGGAGGACCTCGTGGTCGGCTACGGCGTGCGCGCGTCCACGGTGGCGCGGATCTCGGAGCTCGGGTTCACGGCCACCACGCTCCTCGTCATGACGGAGCGCGAGCTCGACGACATGACGGCCGCGCTCGCGGGGCTGTTCCGCTGGGACCTGCTCATCGGCGAGCGGTTCGGCCTTCGCGCCGCGCTGCGCGCCGAGCGCGGCCGCCTCATGTCACCGGGCTGCCGCCACCACGGATACCAGTCCGGGAGCACCGTCGACGGCGCCGCCTCCCAAGAAG TGTTGTCGAACGAGCGCGATGGGGCGGCTAGCGGCGGCATCGGCGAAGACGACGCCATGAGGATGATGGCGTCGGGCAAGAAGCAGAAGAACGGGTCCGCGGGGAGGAAGGCCAAGAAGGCCAGAAGGAAGAAGGTGAACGACCTGCGGCTGGGCATGCAGGGTGACGAGCACGAGGACGGCGGGGGCGGCCTGTCGGAGTCGACGGAGTCGTCGGCTGGCGGAGGCGTCGGCGGGGAGCGGCAGCGGGAGCACCCGTTCGTTGTGACGGAGCCCGGCGAGGTGGCGAGGGCCAAGAAGAACGGGCTGGACTACCTGTTCCATCTCTACGAGGAGTGCCGCGTCCTCCTGCTCCAGGTGCAGTCCATGGCCAAGCTGCATGGCCAGAAGGCTCCAACCAAG GTGACGAACCAGGTGTTCAGGTACGCGAGCAAGGTGGGGGCGAGCTACATCAACAAGCCCAAGATGCGGCACTACGTGCACTGCTACGCCCTGCACTGCCTGGACGAGGACGCCTCCGACGCGCTGCGCCGGGCGTACAAGGCGCGCGGCGAGAACGTCGGCGCGTGGCGCCAGGCGTGCTACGCGCCGCTCGTCGACATCGCCGCGCGCCACGGCTTCGACATCGACGCCGTCTTCGCCGCGCACCCGCGCCTCGCCGCCTGGTACGTGCCCACCAGGCTCCGCCAGCTCTGCCACCAGGCGCGGAGCTCGCAGGACGCGGCCGCCGCCGCTGCGCACGCCGCCGCCATGCCGCCGGCAATGTTCTAG